The proteins below are encoded in one region of Micromonospora pisi:
- a CDS encoding ferredoxin, which produces MRITVDAERCVGSGMCVLTVGEVFDQREDDGRAVVLRPEPPAETWELVREAVDLCPAAAIVLSTDRRP; this is translated from the coding sequence ATGAGGATCACTGTGGACGCCGAGCGCTGCGTCGGTTCCGGAATGTGCGTGTTGACGGTCGGCGAGGTGTTCGACCAGCGTGAGGACGACGGCAGGGCGGTCGTACTGCGACCCGAGCCGCCCGCTGAAACGTGGGAGTTGGTTCGCGAGGCCGTCGACCTGTGCCCTGCGGCGGCGATCGTCCTGTCGACCGACCGCCGACCCTAG
- a CDS encoding dihydrofolate reductase family protein, giving the protein MRKLINSTYITLDGVIENPVWTMPYFDDEAGAFAGSQTDGADALLMGRATYDGMSAAWPNQDESDPSTGAAYFNNVKKYVASTTLTDPTWKNTEVLQGNLIEEVTRLKAQEGRNILQYGYGSVTAQLLQAGLFDEVRFWIHPVIEGGDSVSTPLKDVRASFELVDTKVMKSGVIIASYRPKLAQ; this is encoded by the coding sequence GTGCGAAAGCTCATCAACTCGACCTACATCACCCTCGACGGCGTCATCGAGAACCCCGTCTGGACCATGCCGTACTTCGACGACGAGGCAGGTGCCTTCGCCGGCTCGCAGACGGACGGGGCCGACGCGCTGCTGATGGGCCGGGCCACCTATGACGGCATGTCCGCCGCGTGGCCGAACCAGGACGAGAGCGACCCGAGCACCGGCGCGGCCTATTTCAACAACGTCAAGAAGTACGTCGCCTCGACGACCCTGACCGACCCCACCTGGAAGAACACCGAGGTGCTGCAGGGGAACCTGATCGAGGAGGTCACCAGGCTCAAGGCCCAGGAGGGCAGGAACATCCTCCAGTACGGCTACGGGTCGGTCACCGCCCAACTGCTCCAGGCGGGCCTGTTCGACGAGGTCCGGTTCTGGATCCACCCGGTCATCGAGGGCGGCGACAGCGTCAGCACGCCACTCAAGGACGTCAGGGCGTCGTTCGAGCTGGTCGACACCAAGGTCATGAAAAGCGGCGTGATCATCGCCTCGTACCGACCGAAGTTGGCACAGTAG
- a CDS encoding MFS transporter — protein MTIADQGVGRTRDGMRHFRFLVVGNAVSAYGSYLDMVALNLFAYALTGSALQTGLIMALRLATGFLTGFGAGTLVSRFDRKRIMVTSDVTQALALIVLVLAPTVTQAWLLYLVAVVTGAGATLTNVALRSSIPEIVGQDQRVRANALLATGRSIAMVAGFASAGVLISTLGYSGAFLIDAGAFLFSAANLARLPITTRGGGAEPGPGRASQPSGVLAAQLTALRYLRLTPILLALISLRAIDAFGSASHNVGLPVLSTALDPEHPATFVSQFWATWAIGNIVAQRAVARWATRTGRTIGERAFAVGAALMSVAFILTFTAPPLPLAIVVAAMAGVADGFTEIAYTTRLQSAPDEQRGHVFGFSAMAENLGFGVGMVACSFLLERFTPLTVVSTFHGLAVLLALAMVVALSLRRRSTK, from the coding sequence GTGACGATCGCTGATCAGGGCGTCGGCCGTACGCGCGACGGAATGCGGCACTTCCGGTTCCTGGTGGTCGGCAACGCCGTCTCGGCGTACGGCAGCTACCTGGACATGGTGGCGCTCAACCTGTTCGCGTACGCGCTCACCGGCAGCGCGTTGCAAACCGGGCTGATCATGGCGCTGCGCCTCGCCACGGGCTTCCTCACCGGATTCGGCGCCGGCACGCTCGTCTCCCGGTTCGACCGCAAACGGATCATGGTGACCTCCGATGTCACCCAGGCGCTCGCGCTCATCGTCCTGGTGCTCGCGCCGACGGTGACCCAGGCATGGCTGCTGTACCTCGTCGCCGTCGTCACCGGTGCCGGCGCCACCCTCACCAACGTCGCCCTGCGCAGCAGCATCCCCGAGATCGTCGGCCAGGACCAGCGGGTACGGGCGAACGCGCTGCTCGCCACCGGTCGCTCGATCGCGATGGTCGCCGGCTTCGCCTCGGCCGGCGTGCTCATCTCCACACTCGGCTATTCGGGCGCCTTCCTCATCGACGCCGGGGCGTTCCTCTTCTCGGCCGCGAACCTGGCCCGGCTGCCGATCACCACGCGCGGCGGTGGGGCGGAGCCCGGACCGGGTCGTGCGTCGCAGCCGTCGGGAGTGCTCGCGGCACAGCTCACCGCCCTGCGCTACCTGCGCCTCACGCCGATCCTGCTCGCCCTGATCAGCCTGCGCGCCATCGACGCGTTCGGGTCGGCCTCGCACAACGTCGGCCTGCCGGTGCTCTCCACCGCGCTCGACCCGGAGCACCCGGCCACGTTCGTGTCCCAGTTCTGGGCCACCTGGGCGATCGGCAACATCGTCGCCCAGCGAGCCGTCGCGCGTTGGGCGACCCGTACCGGGCGGACCATCGGCGAGCGCGCGTTCGCGGTCGGTGCCGCGCTCATGTCGGTCGCGTTCATCCTCACCTTCACCGCACCGCCGTTGCCGCTGGCCATCGTGGTCGCGGCCATGGCCGGCGTCGCGGACGGCTTCACCGAGATCGCGTACACCACGCGGTTGCAGTCCGCCCCCGACGAGCAGCGCGGACACGTCTTCGGTTTCTCCGCCATGGCGGAGAACCTCGGCTTCGGCGTCGGCATGGTGGCCTGCTCGTTCCTGCTGGAGCGGTTCACCCCGCTGACCGTGGTCAGCACGTTCCACGGACTCGCGGTGCTGCTGGCCCTGGCGATGGTGGTCGCACTCTCGCTCCGGCGGCGGTCGACGAAATGA